TCCAGGAAGGCGTTCCTGCGCTGATACTCTGGCCCTCATGTTGAGGGCCGAAGCAGAGAAAGTCGGCTGATCCGTGGCCTCGCTGGACGATGAGGTCACGGATCTTGCGCGCCGGATCGCCGACCTCGGCGCCGGGGAGCAGGCCAGCGTCTTCAACATGTCGTGGTGGAGCGAGCGCATGCTCGAGTGGGCCATGGCGCATGCGGCGTTCAAAACCCGGCTCTTTCACTTCGTAGACGTCTTCCCGGCGCTCAGGTCCGACGAAAACGTCGTCCGCCACCTCGAGGAGTACTTCGAGGGGGTCGAGGTCCCCTCCCAGCTCAAGCTCGGGCTCGACCTTGCCGACCGGGTTCCCCTCGGAAAGGCGACCTCCGCCCTGGTCGCCCGGAGGAACATCCGGCGCATGGCCCGGCAGTTCATCGTCGGCGAGTCTCCGCACGACGCCGAGGACGACCTGCGCCGCCTCTGGGGTCACGGCAGCAGCTTCACCGTCGACCTGCTCGGCGAGAAAACCCTAACCTCCGGCCAGGCCGACGCCTACGCCGCCCGCGTGCTGGAGATGCTGGAGGCGCTGGGGTCCTCCACTCTCAAGTGGGAGGCGCAGTCGCACCTGGAGCGGGACGACGTGGGGCCGCTGGCCCGGGTCAACCTCAGCGTGAAGCCGACCGCCCTCAGCCCCAAGTTCTCCCCGCTGACCGCCGAGGAGGGTCTGGAGCAGGTGAAGTCCCGGCTCCGGCCGATCCTTCGCCGGGCGCAGGCACTGGGGGCGTTCATCAATCTCGACACCGAGCACTACGACGTCAAGGCCCTGACCTACCGCCTGGTCAAGGAGCTGTGGGGAGAGCCGGAGTTCGAGGCCATGGAGGGCGGCGTCGTGGTCCAGGCCTACCTGAAGGAGTCGGCCGGGGACCTTCAAGACCTGATCTCCTGGTCGGGGAGCCGGTCCCGGCCGTTCACCGTCCGGCTGGTCAAGGGCGCCTACTGGGACACCGAGACGGTAGTCGCCCAGGCGGAGGGGTGGCCAATCCCGGTCTACGAGCACAAAGCCCAGACCGACCTGAACTACGAACGCTGCGTACGCCTCCTGCACGACGCCCACGGCACCATCAAGGCGGCCTTCGCCAGCCACAACCTTCGGTCCCTGGCCTACGCCGTGGCCTACGCCCGGGAGAAGGGCATCTCGGACCGGGGATACGAGCTGCAGATGCTCTACGGGATGGCCGAGCCCATCCAACACGCGATTCGCAGCCTGGGGCTTCGCCTCAGGATCTACGCCCCGGTGGGCGAGCTGATCCCGGGGATGGCGTACCTGGTCCGCCGGCTCCTCGAGAACACCTCCAACGAGTCGTTCATCCGTCACCGTTTTGCCGAGAGCTGGTCGCTGGAGCAGCTGGTCGCCCCGCCGGCCGCCCTGGAGCTGCCCGACCCGGAGCGGGGCAGTCTTCGCCGTTCGACCAACCCTTCGTCGCCGTCGGCATACGAGCCCGAGCCGCTGGCGGAGTGGCGCCGGCCGGGGATGATGGAGGCGTTCGGGGCCGAGATCGAGCGGTGTTCACTCGGCTTGGAGGTCCCGGCGGTGATCGGCGGGCGGGAGATCTGGACGCGCCGGACCATCACCTCGGTCGACCCGGGGGACCCGTCGACGACGGTCGCAACGTCGGCCGCATGCGGGCCCGAGGAGGCCGCGGGGGCCATCGCTTCCGCCGCTTCCGCCTGGCCGGCCTGGAGGCGCGCCCCGGCCGTCGAGCGTTCGGCCATCCTGTTCCGGGCGGCCCACTGGATGCGGGAGCGCAGAGGTGAGCTGGCGGCCCTGCAGATATTCGAGGCCGGCAAGCCGTGGAAGGAGGCCGACGCCGACGTCTGTGAGGCCATCGACTTCTGCGAGTACTACGGCCGGGAGATGATCCGGCTCGACAAGGGGGGCCTGGTCCAGTCTCCGCCGGGCGAGCGGAACCGGTTGACCTACGCCTCCCGGGGGGTGGGCGTGGTCATCGCTCCGTGGAACTTCCCACTGGCCATCCCGATGGGGATGACCGCGGCGGCGCTGGTCGCCGGCAACCCGGTGGTCCTGAAGCCGGCGGAACAGAGCCCGGGAGTCGCCTGGCAGATCGTCCGGGCGTTCAAGGCTGCCGGCCTGCCGGACGGCGTGCTGAACTTCCTGCCGGGCTACGGCGAGGAGGTCGGCCCGGCGCTGGTCGAGCACCCGGAGGTGTCGTTCGTCACCTTCACCGGCTCTCGCGCGGTCGGCCTGGGGATCGTGGAGAGCGCGGCCCGGCACAAGCCGGGGCAGTCGCACGTCAAGCGGGTGGTGGCCGAGATGGGGGGCAAGAACGCGATCATCGTGGATTCGGACGCCGACCTGGACCAGGCGGTACCGGGCATCCTCCACTCCGCCTTCGGGTACGCAGGTCAGAAGTGTTCGGCGGCGAGCCGGCTGATCGTGCTCTCCTCGGTTTACGACGAGACCCTGGAACGCCTGGCCGCAGCGGGGGAGGAGGTCATAGTCGGGCACCCTCGGAAGTCCGGCGTGACCGTCGGGCCGCTGATCGACGAGGACGCCTACAAACGCGTGCACGACTGCATCCAGCAGGGCCGGAAGGAGGGCCGGGCGGTGCTGGTCCGGGAGGACGTCCCAGCGGAAGGCTACTTCGCGGGCCCGGCGATCTTCGACGGCCTTAGCCCCGAATCGGACCTGGTCAAGCAGGAGATATTCGGGCCGGTGCTGTCGGTTTTGAAGGCGAAGACCTTCGACGAGGCGATGAAGCTGGCCAACGACACCGAGTACGCCCTGACCGGCGGTCTGTACTCCCGGCTGCCCTCGCACCTGGAGCGGGCGGCCGACGAGATGCGGGCCGGCAACGTCTACCTGAACCGCCCGACAACCGGCGCGGTCGTCGGCCGCCAGCCGTTCGGCGGGTACGGGATGTCCGGGGTCGGCTCGAAGGCCGGGGGGCCCGACTACCTGATGCAGTTCCTGAACCCCAGGGTGGTCACCGAGAACACGCTGCGCCAGGGCTTCGCGCCGTCGGAGGAGGCGGGCGGGGTCTAAATCACTGACCACGAGGCGACGAGATTCGACAGGAGGGACACCATGAGCACGCCCGCCAACCCGAGCAGAGCCCTTACCGGCAAACCTCCAATTGTCGACATGGCCACCTGGCAGGCCGAGCGCGAGAAGCTGCTGGTCCGCGAGAAGGCCCACACCCGTGAGGGCGATGCGATCGCAGCGGCCCGGCGGCGGCTGCCGATGGTCGAGGTCGATGCCCGGGCCGTGGTCACCGGCGCCGACGGGCCCGTCCCGTTCATCGACCTGTTCCAGGGTCGCGACGAGCTCGTCGTCTACCACTCCATGTGGTACGACGGCGCGCCGCACCAGGGCCAGTGCGAGGGCTGCACCTTCAACCTCTGGCACATGGATGACGCCGTCTACCTCAACGCTCGGGGCGTCTCGTTCGCCGCCCTGACCTCGGGCGCGTGGGAGGAGGTGGCTCCCTACGTCGAGTTCATGGGGTACACCCAGCCGTGGTACTCGGTGCGGGGCGTGGAAAAGTCGATCGCCACCGAGGAGGGGCACATCGTGTGCTGGCTGCGCGACGGCGACCGTGTGTTCCTCACCTACTCCACGACGGGCCGGGGCAACGAGCCTGCCGACACGACGCTGGGCCTGCTCGACATGACGCCCTACGGCCGCCGAGAGGCGTGGGAGGACAACCCCGAAGGCTGGCCCGAGCCTGCGCAGGTCAACTCGCCGGTCGGGGGGCACGGCGCGCAGATTTGCTGGTACTGGCGCTCGGACGCCGACGGCGCCGCCAGCTGGGCCCCGACCAGCCGGCCCGTGCCGCAGTGGACCCGCCCCGGGGCGACCCGTGAGGAGACCCTAGGTCGCCAGGGCGAACATCAACCGACGAGTAACTAAGGTGTTAGCTCTCTCCGCTCGATCCTTGCGGGAACCGCCCCTTCTATGAAAGTCGAGGGCGGTTTAGCTCTCTCCGCTCGATCCTTGCGGGAACCGCCCCTTCAGGTCGCAAGGTGATGCCGGTGAACAGCTTCACCGGGCCCTCGGGAGTCGTCACCTTGAAGCTCTGCATCAGAAGCGCGGTTACGACCGCCGCCTCCAGCATCGAGAAGTACTGGCCGATGCACGCCCTGGCGCCCCCTCCGAACGGGAAGTAGGCGTAGCGCGGGCGGGCCTTCTCCCGTTCCGGCGTGAAACGCTCCGGGTCGAACTCCTCCGGGTCCTCCCAGAAGTCCGGGTGCCGGTGGGTGGCCCAGGTGCTGCAGAACACGCTCTTGCCGGCAGGGATTTCGTAACCGCCGATGGTGTCGCCGTTCTTGCAGAACCGGGGGATGCCGTAGGCCGCCGGGTAGAGGCGCATAGCCTCCTTGATCACCATCGTGGTGTAGCGAAGATTCATCACGTCCTCGAGCGTCGGCTCGGTCCGGCCCTGCAGCACCCGGTCCACCTCGGTCTGCAGGTAGGACTGGATTTCGGGGTGCTGGCCCAGCAGGTGCAGCGTGAAGGTCAGCGAGGTTGCGGTGGTCTCGTGGCCCGCCAGCAGGAAGATCAGTACCTGGTCCCGGACCTCTTCGTCGTCCAGTCCCTGGCCGTTTTCGGGGTCGGTTGCCTGCAGCAGCAATCCCAGCAGGTCCTCGCCCTCGGCGGGCTTGGTCCGGCGGGCGGCGATCAACTCGTCGACCACGTCGTACAAAGCCTTCTGGTACTTCAGAGCCTTGCGGTTGCCCGGCGTCGGCCAGGTCTCCGGGATGGCGACCGGAAAGAGGGCCCGGTGGATCGCCCGCTCGCTGAGGAACGGGACCGTCTGCCGGATGACGGCAACCGCACCCTCGACGTCGGCGCCGAACAGCGCCCTTCCGACCACCGACAGGGTCAGCCGGGCCATCTCGTCGTTCAGGTCCACGGTGGCGCCGGCATCCGCGAACCGGTTCCAGCGCTCGACGGCGGAGCGGGTCTCGTCCGCCATCATCGGGACGTAGGAGGCGACCCGGCGGTGCGTGAAGATCGGCTGGATCATACGCTTCTGGCGCTTCCACTCCTCGCCCTCGCTGGTCAGAAGGCCGTCGCCCAACAGGTGGCGAAGTTCGTTCCAGACGCCGTCGTCCTTGACGTATCCGGCGGTCTTGGAGGTCAGGACCTGCTGGATGTGGTCGGGATGGAAGACTCCGTACGCCTCCTCCTGGAACCGCCCGGCCGGGCCGACCGTGAAGCGGACCACGTCGCCGTACTCGAGCATCGCCCGGTGGGTGGTGCCGAGCAGGTCGTTCTTGAGGTCAAGGGCCGATCCGAGAATCGGTGAGCCCTTCGGACCGGGGGGAACCCGCTTGCCCGCTTCCCGGATTTCGTCTGCCTGAACCGCCATCTTTGCCTCCCGACCCATCAAGACATTCAACAATGCGACATCAGTTGATGTAATGGTACCCCCTCACCCGGCAAAGTCAACCCGGCTATGGAGTGTTGTGGGGTAAATGTGGGTACCACAGGCGCATGGCTCACTCACTGAAGAAAGGCGCGACCTTCGAGGGTCCCGGGGAACCCATCCCGACCAAGACCGAGGACACCGGCGGCCCCGACTCGCCCCTGGACCTGACCAAGAGCGACTGGAAGGCCACCGCCAAGCGTGTGATGAAGGAGTTCAAGGAGGACCGGGTGACGATGGTCGCCGCCTCGTTGGCCTTCTACTTCTTCCTGGCGATCTTCCCGGCGCTCATCGCAGCGGTCGGGATCGTCGACCTGCTGGGCCTGGGCTCGCAGTTGATGGGGTCGGTGAACGACTCGATCGGCACCACCGTCCCGGGCGGAGCGGGCAAAATCCTCACCACCGCCATCGACAGTGCCCAAAGCGCTTCCAAGGGGACCTCGGTGATGGCGGCGGTCATCGGTATCGCGATCGCTCTATGGAGCGCAACCGCCGGCATGAACGCGCTGCAACAGGGGCTCGACGTGGCGTACGACGTGCCCAACGAGCGCAAGTTTTTCAAGGCTCGGGCCATCGCACTCCTGCTCGTCATCGCCACCGGCGTCCTCGGAGCCATCCCCTCACCGTTCTTCGCGGCCAAGGGCGTCATCTGGTCGGTGATCGGCTGGATCGTCACCGTCGTCGTTGTGATCACCCTGTTCGCCGTCTACTACTACCTCGGCCCCAACCGGGAGAAGCCGAACTGGAAGTGGGTCAGCCCGGGTGGGCTGTTAGGAGCGTTCCTGTTCCTGCTGGCATCGGGCGCCTTCTCGGTATACGTCGGCAACT
This genomic interval from Actinomycetota bacterium contains the following:
- a CDS encoding proline dehydrogenase family protein, encoding MASLDDEVTDLARRIADLGAGEQASVFNMSWWSERMLEWAMAHAAFKTRLFHFVDVFPALRSDENVVRHLEEYFEGVEVPSQLKLGLDLADRVPLGKATSALVARRNIRRMARQFIVGESPHDAEDDLRRLWGHGSSFTVDLLGEKTLTSGQADAYAARVLEMLEALGSSTLKWEAQSHLERDDVGPLARVNLSVKPTALSPKFSPLTAEEGLEQVKSRLRPILRRAQALGAFINLDTEHYDVKALTYRLVKELWGEPEFEAMEGGVVVQAYLKESAGDLQDLISWSGSRSRPFTVRLVKGAYWDTETVVAQAEGWPIPVYEHKAQTDLNYERCVRLLHDAHGTIKAAFASHNLRSLAYAVAYAREKGISDRGYELQMLYGMAEPIQHAIRSLGLRLRIYAPVGELIPGMAYLVRRLLENTSNESFIRHRFAESWSLEQLVAPPAALELPDPERGSLRRSTNPSSPSAYEPEPLAEWRRPGMMEAFGAEIERCSLGLEVPAVIGGREIWTRRTITSVDPGDPSTTVATSAACGPEEAAGAIASAASAWPAWRRAPAVERSAILFRAAHWMRERRGELAALQIFEAGKPWKEADADVCEAIDFCEYYGREMIRLDKGGLVQSPPGERNRLTYASRGVGVVIAPWNFPLAIPMGMTAAALVAGNPVVLKPAEQSPGVAWQIVRAFKAAGLPDGVLNFLPGYGEEVGPALVEHPEVSFVTFTGSRAVGLGIVESAARHKPGQSHVKRVVAEMGGKNAIIVDSDADLDQAVPGILHSAFGYAGQKCSAASRLIVLSSVYDETLERLAAAGEEVIVGHPRKSGVTVGPLIDEDAYKRVHDCIQQGRKEGRAVLVREDVPAEGYFAGPAIFDGLSPESDLVKQEIFGPVLSVLKAKTFDEAMKLANDTEYALTGGLYSRLPSHLERAADEMRAGNVYLNRPTTGAVVGRQPFGGYGMSGVGSKAGGPDYLMQFLNPRVVTENTLRQGFAPSEEAGGV
- a CDS encoding DUF899 family protein — translated: MSTPANPSRALTGKPPIVDMATWQAEREKLLVREKAHTREGDAIAAARRRLPMVEVDARAVVTGADGPVPFIDLFQGRDELVVYHSMWYDGAPHQGQCEGCTFNLWHMDDAVYLNARGVSFAALTSGAWEEVAPYVEFMGYTQPWYSVRGVEKSIATEEGHIVCWLRDGDRVFLTYSTTGRGNEPADTTLGLLDMTPYGRREAWEDNPEGWPEPAQVNSPVGGHGAQICWYWRSDADGAASWAPTSRPVPQWTRPGATREETLGRQGEHQPTSN
- a CDS encoding cytochrome P450, with amino-acid sequence MAVQADEIREAGKRVPPGPKGSPILGSALDLKNDLLGTTHRAMLEYGDVVRFTVGPAGRFQEEAYGVFHPDHIQQVLTSKTAGYVKDDGVWNELRHLLGDGLLTSEGEEWKRQKRMIQPIFTHRRVASYVPMMADETRSAVERWNRFADAGATVDLNDEMARLTLSVVGRALFGADVEGAVAVIRQTVPFLSERAIHRALFPVAIPETWPTPGNRKALKYQKALYDVVDELIAARRTKPAEGEDLLGLLLQATDPENGQGLDDEEVRDQVLIFLLAGHETTATSLTFTLHLLGQHPEIQSYLQTEVDRVLQGRTEPTLEDVMNLRYTTMVIKEAMRLYPAAYGIPRFCKNGDTIGGYEIPAGKSVFCSTWATHRHPDFWEDPEEFDPERFTPEREKARPRYAYFPFGGGARACIGQYFSMLEAAVVTALLMQSFKVTTPEGPVKLFTGITLRPEGAVPARIERRELNRPRLS
- a CDS encoding YihY/virulence factor BrkB family protein, which produces MAHSLKKGATFEGPGEPIPTKTEDTGGPDSPLDLTKSDWKATAKRVMKEFKEDRVTMVAASLAFYFFLAIFPALIAAVGIVDLLGLGSQLMGSVNDSIGTTVPGGAGKILTTAIDSAQSASKGTSVMAAVIGIAIALWSATAGMNALQQGLDVAYDVPNERKFFKARAIALLLVIATGVLGAIPSPFFAAKGVIWSVIGWIVTVVVVITLFAVYYYLGPNREKPNWKWVSPGGLLGAFLFLLASGAFSVYVGNFAKYGETYGPLASVVILLFWLYLTGLAIMLGGELNAELERQTAMREGRA